A stretch of Aedes aegypti strain LVP_AGWG chromosome 2, AaegL5.0 Primary Assembly, whole genome shotgun sequence DNA encodes these proteins:
- the LOC110676177 gene encoding uncharacterized protein LOC110676177, producing MRLCFLILLIPHILCNNIEIHNVSNDPVVIVKIGEARIIEGYQKFVHAINITDIEQSISQIESHISTVNISHPELITLLKRKTDDLRNNIKQLKPRRKQKRWDALGRAWKWMSGSPDADDLRIITKGINEMVDNSNKQIKINDQVFDSLGNLTEITNKLINITEQNSKLSSEETQVLHLILNLDIINQEIASIQEAIIFAKLGTVNYKLLTTDEIIQIDELLSNQGMHLDLLEEAINFAKVTIGTNNELLLYVVNIPKFYHPVYEVLKIEAILKKFSTHPFERKYLFTKQERIVTTENTL from the exons ATGCGATTGTGCTTCCTGATTCTCTT AATCCCACACATACTTTGTAACAACATCGAAATTCACAACGTTAGCAACGATCCAGTAGTCATAGTGAAGATAGGAGAAGCAAGAATTATAGAAGGATACCAGAAATTCGTACATGCCATCAACATAACGGACATAGAACAGTCAATATCGCAGATAGAAAGTCACATATCCACAGTAAACATCAGCCATCCAGAACTAATCACACTACTGAAACGAAAGACAGACGACCTAagaaataatataaaacaaCTCAAACCAAGACGAAAACAAAAACGTTGGGACGCGCTAGGACGAGCATGGAAATGGATGTCTGGTTCACCTGACGCTGACGACCTTAGAATAATTACAAAAGGCATAAACGAAATGGTCGACAATAGTAACAAACAAATCAAAATTAACGACCAAGTTTTTGATAGTTTAGGAAACCTCACAGAAATAACTAATAAACTCATCAACATTACAGAACAAAATTCCAAGCTTTCTTCAGAAGAAACTCAGGTATtacatttgattttaaatttagaCATCATCAATCAGGAGATAGCAAGCATACAGGAAGCCataatatttgcaaaattaggGACAGTCAATTACAAGCTTCTAACCACGGACGAAATCATCCAAATTGACGAATTGCTAAGCAACCAAGGCATGCACCTGGACCTCTTAGAAGAAGCCATCAACTTTGCGAAGGTGACCATCGGCACAAACAACGAGTTATTGCTCTACGTGGTAAACATCCCCAAGTTTTATCATCCGGTCTACGAAGTACTGAAAATCGAAGCcatcttaaaaaaattctcaacGCATCCATTTGAAAGGAAATATTTATTTACGAAACAAGAACGAATTGTTACTACAGAAAACACCTTGTGA